The following is a genomic window from Fusarium oxysporum Fo47 chromosome IV, complete sequence.
GATGAGTGCCGTGACGACAGCCTGGGCGAGGAAGCAGGGCAGACCACGGAAGATGGCGCGGAAACCACCAGTAGATCGGAGTAGGCGCCAGGTAGCTCGGAAAGACGAAGTAACGGGACGGCCCTGGCCAGCGACGGGAACAGAGGAAGTAGAAGCAGGCTTGGGCATATCATCGTTGGCGAGAGGCTCAACGGGGAGAGGTTCGTAAGCGGGaggcttctcatcttcgACGATGGCGAGAACGGGGAAGACCTTTTCGAAGGTGTAGTTGATCTGAAATGTGTTAGCGTACAAAGGTAAACATCAGTAAAGGTAGTACCTACGAGAACAAAGAcagggaggaagaggatgaagttggCGAGGAATACGAATCTCGACCAGTCGGGGAGTTGCTGAAGCTCATAGCCAAGATCAGGCTTTGGCATGTTATCGCGCCGCATAAGCAGCGATCCAGCGGAAGACAACATATTGAAAGTTTATGATACAAGGGAAAAGAGCAGAAAAAGCAGTTTGTTTTGataaaaggaagaaaaaaagaagatggtgatgaatATCCTCGTGAGCTGAGGTGTTGGATGGATGGAGGAGGGTGGTTTAATGGGATGTCGAAAAGTGGCTCTGATGGGGACTTTATCAGTTATGTCCGGGCAGATCGCGCACTGGAACTAGGCACCAGGACCCCCGATCTAACAGGGCGTTTACGGTTACAGGGGGTCAACGGGGGAGGGGGGCGAATTGCACAGCCTCAAGGCGCATTGATTGATCTACGTATGTATACTCTGCGCAAACAACTAATGATGGGATGATAAAGACATTTGGTGATATTTTGAGAATTAAATGTCTTGATCTATGCAAAATCTATAACCATAATACAATGATTTATTTAGTATGATTTGGCTCATGCATTCTCACCGTGAAGTCGGTGATTACCGTATTCGGATTGGAGGATCAAACTGAGGTGCGCAGGTAGGACTTTGATACCGTTCGTATATACACGTAATCTGCCTCAAACTCATGCCAAACGTAAGCTTTTGATTGGCGCTTCGTTGCCTTTTCAGTCTTCACAGATATGCAACTTGCACTTTTATGTTATCCTTGTGAATTTACATTTCTATTCATGCCCCGAGAGTTCCGATGTTTTCATAGCGCTTACGAGGCAGATTGGCTCTTAATACCTTTGCAATGCCTAGAGgattgagcttcttggcgcTGTGATGAGACTGTAGGCTAACGGTCGAGTTTATCTGAAACTGTTCGTGTTGGCGCATGCTATTGACTCGGCTATGTCGGCTCGATATATGTATTCGTTTTATGCCGCATCTATTTAACTACAAGTCTCTGTTTGCTACTGTCTATTCAGTTGTCAATATGTGAGTTAAATGAGGTGCATGCCCCGCAATCATGACCTCCCATTGCTTGCAGGGGCTATCCGACGTCACTGGCCACATTCACTGAAAGCCCCTCTATTCTATCCAacctcaccaagctcaactAGCTCGAGCTCCATCAGCCGGAACAACTAAAGCCGCCATAACCTCACTCTGGATATCCTCAGACTAGAGAATGCCCGCCCCCGAGATACCAAACCTTCTAAATTCTCTCCGCGGTTCtcgaggagggagaggccGTGGTAGAGGCAGAGGAGGTCACGCCTCATCAGCTGTTACTCACGATGCTACCATCCAAGGCACAGATACTGATGCTTCGGTGTCGAGGCTGAGCGCTGTTGATTTGGGGTATCTTTATGATCCGTATGCTCAGTACTTTGTGCAGAGTGGCGATGGGCCGGTGGCAAGACGACTTCCTATAATCAATCGAGGTGTGCTAGAAAGCATCGTCATGGCCCCCAAATTATACTCACACCTTGTGTAGGAACATATACCCGCACCATCTCTCTGGACACTCTTATCGAGTCGTTTCTGGACGGCGATAAAGATAGTGAACAAGGCTCAGGACCGAAACAGGTTGTATCTTTGGGCGCTGGTACTGATACAAGACCGTTTCGACTATTCTTTTCAGAGTCGCGTCCTGGATTGGTCTATCATGAGCTTGATTTTGAGGTTGTCACCTCAAAGAAATTGCGGACTGTACAAGCGACGCCCAAGTTGAGAAATATCTTGAAGGATGCTGCTCAGTTGACTGAACACTCCTGGTCCGCTAAACCGACTGGATGCGAATACTACTGCCACGGCCAAGACTTGAGAGGGTTCTCTCAGTCAAAAACACCGAAAGAGGATGATGGGACAGAAGCAACAACGAAAGAAAGCCCCGAGATCTCTCTTCCTGGTCTACGAACCGATATCCCAACACTGCTTCTCTCAGAGTGCTGTCTCTGCTATCTCACCGCCACCGAAGCCTCAGATGTAATCAACTTCTTCGGCTCACGGATACCCAATCTCGGCACCATCATCTACGAACCAATCCGTCCAGACGACGCCTTTGGCAAGATGATGGTGTCGAACCTAGCAGCGCGTCGCATCCAAATGCCCACTCTTCAGATGTACCATACACCGGAAGACCAACGGGCAAGAATGAGCAGAGCTGGATTTGGCAAGGTGTATCATATGACGATTGAGGATATCTGGCAGAATTGGGTATCGGCGGATGAAAAGCGGCGTGTGGATTCACTGGAGGGGttggatgaggttgaggagtgGAAGTTATTGGCGGCGCATTACATCGTTGTTTGGGCTTCGAAAGGGGAGGGATTTGAAAGTTGGGCTAGCGTAAGAGGCTGTACTTGATTCTATAGAATAGGCGATGTCATGGACAATTCTAAGCATGATGAATGCTTCCAAGTTGACTTATGATTTGTGTACAATTCGTATCAAATGGCTCGTGAACTGCCAGGCTACACAAGCACAGCCGAGACGATTGCCAAACATGTTCAACAGGTCACTTACTCAAGTAAGAGTTAAAGCGAATCATGTCTCGATGAACTTACATGCATCTTGTCTATATCAAGATCTAAACTATCATGACTTGTCTTAGGCGCAGGAACAACATATTTCCTATTTGAGCTTAGCCCCATCCCTGCTGGACTTGATCCCGACAAGTCACTTTCCATCCTCAGGCGAGCCAACATTAACCTCTGAATCGCCATTTGAGAATACATATTCATATGCAACTTGTTCAACGACTTGGAAATTGATTCTCAAATTATTATCAAAGTCGCATACAACATCGCTACGAGCAAGATCAGCTCCACAGATAATTGACCGTTGTTCTCAGAGCATCAAGGTATTGCGCCTCTCAGCCTCCAAACACCCTCTCACTACTCCGTACGCTTTAAAGCTTTCATTGCTTCACTGAACTAACTCAAATATGCAGATAAAAAAGTTAGTCTTGGATAAACAGACTATTGAAGTCCTCTCAGGCGCACAATAACAACCCTTGACGTCTCATCTCACAACGCTACAAGATGGCGGAATCAAGAGATAGCAAGTCGTACAAATATCGCCAGGAGATCAGTCAAATGATGTACGTCTCCGGCGAAACCGCAGAACCACCCGTCGAAACAACAAGTATCATCGAAGATATCGTCCGCCAACAAGTCATCGAACTCGTACGCCTCCCCCTTCACATGCTCTCATCTCCTCTCAATACTAACCCTCACAGCTGCGAAACTGCACCGAACTCGCTTCGCGTCGCGGTTCTAAatccatcagcatcaacgaTCTCATCTTCCAAATCCGCCATGACCAAGCAAAAGTCTCACGTCTGCGCACATTCCTCTCGTGGAAAGACGTGCGAAAGAACGTGAAAGATTCTGATGACAAAGGCGCTGATGCCGATATCGCTGCTGGTGATGACCCTGTGGCTGCGGGTGATAACACAACGGATGaggcagccaagaagaacaaaaaggCCAAAGTCGGGTTACCGTGGGAGCCTTCGTCGTACTACAACGTTGAGGTACCTGAGcgcgaggaggaagaggatgaagaggaggaggagatgaacTACATCACACTGCAGCGTCTGCGCAAAGCAGATGAGCGCACCAAGGCCATGACAAAGGAGGAGTACGTTACATGGTCTGAATACCGCCAGGCATCGTTCACCTACCGCAAAGGCAAGCGATTCCGCGAGTGGGCAGGCTTCGGCATCGTGACAGACAGTAAACCCTCCGACGACATTGTCGACATTCTCGGCTTTCTCACCTTCGAGATGGTCCAGACCCTCACCGAGATGGCGCTTAAGGTCAAGGAGCAGGAAGATCTGGTGCGTGCTCAAAACGGAGGCGATAATGTTGGAAATGCAAAGAAGCGGAAGCATGAGGGCGCGTTGTTCGATTTTCCTAGTGAGGGAAAGACGCCAATCGAGCCTCGCCATGTTCAAGAAGGATCACGAAGATTGCAGCAGAGGCCAAAGAAGTCGAGGGCCATGCTCAACGGCACCAGAATTGCACAACACACGCCGCTCAACATCTTCTAGTGATACGTATGTGCAACAGTCACGAGTTTATTGTACGGCAAGGCGTTGGATTAGGAACATCACCAATGTTAGGGTTGGTTAGTGGGAAAGGCGCATGGAAAGGATATTTGGATGTttattaaggtattaatTGATAGACTGGTGCCAACAACTTGTCGGCTATTGCCACACGTTTTTGACGACTTCCATGCTGCATCTCCCAACCCTAGTCTTTACTAACAGACATAGCGCGTCGTCGAACAACTGCAGCATCCTCACAGAGTCGTGTGCCAACTCTTTGTAAACTCATGGGTATATCCTCCTCACTGTCACTatcagcctccttctcattATCCTCTCTCCTATGATTCCGTCTCCTCGCATGGCCTGCACGGATTGTTTGCGTTCGCTGCAGTCCACTGGCTCTACTCTCGACTGTTGGAACCTCCTCCGCCGGAACACCGGTCGTGCGGCTATCAGCAGTCGGCACGCGAGACAGAGGCATCCGTGTCAGGTGCTTACGCTCCCGATAGTTACTAAGGGTAGGAGTCTTTAGTAGACCGCTGCGGAAATCATTAACTCCAACAAGAATCTTAACAAGTTGTACAAGCTCTTCGAGATATTCGATGATCTCCATCTGTCCAGAAGTGCTTGCGTTCCAGGAGAGAAATCGTTTTTGGGTGATGAGGTATGCGACCTGCGCAGCAAGCTCCCCATTCTCGTCAAAGACACTTGGTGGCTCCCCAGCGGGTGTCTGAGTGCCACTCCTGGACGCAAGAATCTCGCGCACATGGTTGACTAGGCGCAGTTGCGCGAGTCGACTTGACGGGATAAACTGTGGCAGAGGTGTCCAGGTAATGAACGCCTCGTATACCGTAAAAAGTACCAGCATGATACTGGCCGCCACATTCCGTCGATAGGCGTGGACTTGAGGATTCAAGTCTTCCAAAATAGACGAACCATACTCTCTCCGTAGCATCACGACGTTTTCCATCCTATCGATAATTTGATGCAACACATAGAAGATCTCTTTGTAGACAGGCACGAGTGGTTTAAAATCACCCTTAAGGCGCGGCTCAGTAACGGAGAATGGAAGAAACGTCTCAGCCGCAGCCAGAGCTCCTCGTGCTTTGTTTGTGGCACGACGGAAGCGCTTGTTGAGGTCAGGATTCCGGAAATTTGGCTTGATGGGCTCGTCCAGGCCAACAGCCATTGCGGCTTGCATATTCTGAACCTGTTTGACCGACGCTGCGAGCGACTCAACTAGTCGATCCCTGGCTCTGACTGGGTATAAAATAAGTTCAATCAGCAGCGCAGTGGTCCCCCCGATGATAAAGGCACACAGGCGCTTATAGAAATAATGATAAGCGGACTCGGTGCCGTTAACCGCAGCTAGTACTGTTAGTATGTTAAGGATACCCGAAATGATAGCAACTTACAGAGCGCGACCACGACCATTGTAACTGTAGAGATCATGCCGGCCTTGACATATCTAGTGCCAAGTTGGACATAGAACGACGGCATGATACCAATAATCAGAAAGAAAACCATGGCGATCAGACTTCTGTCCCCAACTAGGGCAGATGCATAGCCAAAAGCGCTACCTGCCACAACACCGCAAAGACGAATAAAAAAGACGTGGAAGGACGTTCCTATGGCCACTTCAAAGACGAGAAACAGTTGCATCGGTGCCCAAATACCACGGTAGGCTGAGTACCATCCCATCTGAGACTCCACAAAAGCTGGCCAGCTAAGTAAgaggatggcgatggtgagCTTGAAAGCATATTTGACGTGTTCCGAGTCCTGGATCCATTCCAATGCATCGGCTGCCATCCCTCTAATCTTGAGGATCTTACTGCtttgttgaggttgaggttgatcttTCTCTTGTGGTTGTTCAACGTTGCGGTCCTCTCTCGTTTGAAAAACCGGCTCTGCAAATCGAATGCctttttcttcatccttccCCTTCGCGGGCTTGGTTTTCGTATCCTTATTGCTTTGGTGTGTTTTATTTTTCGACTTGTGCCCCGTTGTACTTTTTCCCCGACGAACTTCTTTGCGAGCCGCTTCTGGCAGAACAAAACCATCACTCTCACCACCAGTAATTAACCACTGCCTGATATCGACATGTTTGGGGAACCAGATTGTGGCCCTGTCGTTTCGAGCTTGTCTCTGTTCGACTGTTTTTCGAACATGGCGAAGCATGTCCAAAACATACATAGCTGCCTGGCGCAGACTCAGTACGAACGAAGAGATCAAAAACGTTTCCATTCGAGGCATAAAGTCCATGCTATATCCACTCTTATCCATACCTGAACGACGAAGCTCCATGGAGCAGCTGGCATCAAAATTAGTGATTGCTTCCGTGAAAAGGTCGATTCTAAAGTCCAAttcttggagatggatgCCTCTTGGGGCCGGTGATCCTGAAGGCAGTCGTCGTACATCGTAGCAATAAGCGACACATACGACGACCAGGCGTACAGCCTCTTTCAGCGAAGCCTCAAACTCCTGAACAGGCTCTCGGATACGCTCAATGATGGATTCAAGGAGACTTGCACTACTAGCTTCGATCTCCCTTAGAGGCTTGCTTTCTTCGACTCTTTGAAGGTAGTCATCAAAAGTATTCATGCGCTTGATTCCACTGGGGCCAGTCATATCGCTGTCGCTTTCATCATCGGAATTGTCGTTATTCTGCAATACTATGAATTTGTTTTCACATGCACCGATGATGGCGAGTGTATTTTGGACGAGGCTGCTCATATGGGAGGTACTCAGAGGCTTCATGCTGCTTAGAGGAAGGGCAGATACAGAGATCTCGTAGTTGACTTCTTTCTGAGCAGCTTTGCAATGTGTGAGACGTGCGCGAAGACTCCCCCTTTTGCTTGTCAGACTTCTTATTGTCGTAAGGCCAACTGGAATGGTGGAAGCATGATATCGATGCTGAGATTGTTTAAAGGGATTCGGAAACCGACTCAACCACTTGCGGAAACGACCTTTCTTGCGCTTTGGTTTCTCGGGGACACTCTTTACAGTGTTTGTCATTGTAAGAGCAGTGGTAGTGGAATCTTCTTCAGAATCAGCACCGGGTGTGATGAACCAATGCGTAGCTCGGGTCATGGTATCCATTGTTTCGCAAAGAGCATCAATGGCAGATAGACCGAGGTAACTGCTCGACAGCTCGGGAAATATTGATAGGTTGACCACGACTGAGATACCACCGCCGACCATCATAGGGTAGTAGGTGTGTGTAATAACCTCTGAAGACACCGAGGTGTAGCCTCCGAGCAGAGTAATGATATTGGCAATAAGAAAAAAGGTGACAAATAAGAACATGCGGGGACTAGCCGATCTTATGTAGCCATGGAAAAAAGCAGCTATAGTGAAAAATACTGCGCAGATAGCATTAGGAGCTGTTTCGTTTGTTCCGGAAGCGTAACCAGACAGCCAGAGTGCAAGAATGGACCACGCAAGTCCGAATAAAGTGCCCAGCAACATCATGAGAAGGGTCTCGATCATGGTGCCCAGCCTTTGACCTGGATGAGCAAAGACGGTAGCCATTGGTGCAAGAAAGGTCGAAGGGCCCAGGACTGCTGCGGCTTCAGGAGTCATTACGGCGACGACCGAGCCGATACTAGCGATAGAGCACTTGATGATCTGTTTCCATAGATCGTTGGTCTCGGTATCAACCCAAATGACTATGGCCAGCTCTCGAAGGCGTTTCGTTACAGTCTTCATGATGGGTGATTTAGCCATGACTGCAGTAAAGATATAAGCTGATACTTTGGCGAATTCGttggagattgatgagaatcGTCAGTCATCCTCTCGTCTTGCGGATGGACGCTTCGAGATTCGCGTGAGCGCCAGATAAGAGAAGAAACAGTCGAGCACGGCCAGCCATGCAGAAgttaaagataaaaagaagtTCAAATCGTCAATGCTCGATGATGTCTAATCATGCAATTCATGCCCAGCAGTAGGGGTCGGATTCCTTAATATCGTATCGCGTCTTGGGCTCCAAGGCTTGGCTACTCGTGGGTCATGAATGATTCGTGTCTGCAGGGGGGAACTATGTCATTGCTTTTATAAGTGTATTATATTAAGGTGGTAAGAGTTTTCCAAGgtgagagagagagagagcaATCATATGAGTCGTGGGAATAAGCAATTGATGCAAAGTCATGGAAACACAGTGAAACAAAACGATGATTGACGAAAACTTGGAAAGTGCCGGAGATGGAACATCGGCATACGACGCTAAGGCAGGTTGCCCACGCGATGTGCCGACAACTCAACTCCCACCTTTCAGGGCAGTCAACGGCATTTGTGTTCAAAACAATTGGCGCCTATAAGAAGTATACTGCTGTAGTTTAGAGTCAGCAGACAGGATCATCTCTATAAAAGAGTAAAATGACCGATTTGAAGTTATATCAAACGTTTTTGCGGGGGAGTAAACGGCCCATCTGCACCTCAGCCAAGCCTGGTTGCACAACACAGACAGGGGGTAAACATGTGCTAGAAACCGGGGCATCCCCAGGGTCTCTTAGTGGCAGCCTTGCAGCTCTTCAGTGGCTTCATCGCTAGCCCACTCAACCAATCAACATCGACCCTTGTGTTCCGCGACAGCCTCCTGACAACGTCGGCTTATCCATGCCACCATCTCTACCCCAGCTCTCCTTTCTCAACCGACACTCGTCTTGAGCTTCAGCCTTGCCAAATTCAAGATGCTTTCCTTTATCCTCATCCAGAATCGACAGTACGTCCTCTCCAATCTGCGCATTCTCTCCGATTAAAGTACTGACAGCTTCTCAGGGGCAAGACTCGTCTCGCAAAATGGTACGCCCCTTTTAGCGACGAGCAAAAGATCAAGCTTAAAGGCGAAGTCCATCGCCTCGTCGCACCCCGCGATCAAAAATATCAGTCCAACTTTGTCGAGTTCCGAAACAACAAGATTGTTTACCGCCGCTACGCAGGTCTTTTCTTCTGCGCCTGCGTCGACACAAACGATAACGAGCTCGCCTACCTCGAGGCCATTCACTTCTTCGTCGAGGTCCTCGATGCCTTTTTCGGAAACGTCTGcgagcttgatcttgttttCAACTTTTATAAGGTCTATGCGATTCTTGACGAGGTGTTTTTGGCAGGCGAGATTGAGGAGACGAGTAAACAGGTTGTGCTTACACGGTTGGAGCATCTCGACAAGTTAGAATAAGGACTATGCTGGGTTGAGCTCTGAAAGGCCGTGAGAATAGGTGGAATGTTTTGAAATACTGCTTCATCTGGCCGAAATCGTCATTTGCATATCATAAGGGCAGGCAGGAGTTGAGGCGTTTCGTGGAGGCATCCACAATATCGAGAATATACCATTATCGCTGCTTTGTCCTTTTTATTCCAATCTCCCGCTAGAAGAGTATTGACTTGCATATCCAAACGACACTTGATCGGCTCACATCGTCAGATCGATGGGGGATGAAATCGTGCCGGAGCCATTCAACACCAAACTGGGGATACTACCGCCAGTGTCGAGTCTCGCTTTTTTCTTCGCTGTTTCTTCCCCATGTTCTCGTTTTATATCCAACGACGCAGTCTCTGATGATTCTTCGGACTCTGTATCTGTATCTACAGCAGTCTCTATGCTCGGGAACGGGATATCCTTCGTCGGCCAATTCTCTAGCGCAGATTTGGTTTTTATGTCATTCGCATATTTATCAGACTCTCTGATTTGACCGCGGGTCTTGATCTTCAATTCTCAGCAGAGGAACTTCCAAATATGTTGTTAACTTACATTGTGATTGCGCCGTGGAGGCACGGCTTCAACCAAGCCAGAGGGTGGTATGGGCTCTGGGTTCCTATACCTGTTAGTACGATATCCATACCCATGCGAGCTGAGCATCATACTTGAGTTTAAAGAACTGAGACTCTATTTCATGTCGTAAAGAATTGCTCCTAACTCTCAGCTGTTTTGTTTCCTCGTCCGACTCAGTGTCCTCGTCCATAGTTTTAGCCCACAAGGCGATggcctcttcaacctccaatCCCCAAGAGTCCACAAACGAAACCCATTGCTCAACCACTTGGCTTTGGAGACGCTCTCCTACCGTAAAGTCTTGGTGAATGAGCCATCTCATGTAAATGCTGCTCATTCTCCTAGTCGAGAACCTCTCAGATATAGCGTCAAACCTTTGCTCGAGGCGGCTCTGGGAGACTTGGGTCAGTTGTGACACATCTCGCAGGTTAGTAAGGCCGAGGGTATAGCGGAGAGTGTTAAGAAGGATTCGACTTGATTCCATTGTTTTTGTATACAGTGAAGGTTACTGGGGAGAAGGTTGTACTTAAAAGGCTGAGTGAGTTGTGTACTCGCTGTCCTATACTTTGATGGATAAATAGAGAGCTGAATAATAAGTATTCTGCGGACCGTGAtcaaaagaaagaaagtaGAAATAGAAGAAACGCGGGGCTTGAGAAAGTAAATACTCCAGACAAGGTCGAAAAGCATAGTCGCAACTCGTGAGTGATTGAGTTTGTCTTCAAAGTCTACTGATGGATAATCATCTGCATCAAGCCTGGTTAACCTTTGGCAGACCTGGCCGTAAAACAAACCATTCTTGCTTCCCGCCTTATTCACTGTCCCTTTCTTGAATACTCCAGCTCGCAGCCAGAGCAAGCGATCCTAACAGGCTATCACTGACAACCATACACATCTATCTTTCATCTGTGTAAGGTACCGGTTCAGTAAAGGCCTTTGTGTGCAACATCACGCTTTTGTCATATGGTTGAATCGCAGTGAATAGTGTGACACAAAATCCATTGTTCACGACTCAGAATCAATGCCCCTTGATACTAGAACATCCAACAGCGAGATGCGACATGATTCACTCTGACGAAGTTGAGCACGCCCCTCACTGAATAGACCTTTCATCTACTCACCATCATATTCTTAAACACAATTCACAGGCTCACAtcacatcttcatcaacaaaatAAACCCTAAAAACTCCACATTGCGCAATGCCATCACTTCATCCAGAGCACCTCATCGCTTCTTCAGCGCCGCAAACCTTCTCTCCAAGTCCCCAAGATCCGGAATCGATCCATCAGGCTCACCCTTCCTCGCAGCAGGCTCCGCCTTCTTACTAGGCTTCAACTCTACTGAACCAAGCGTCACCTTGGGATGTATGTTGTCAGTCGTCATCCGCGGCGGTGTCACTGTCAAAGGACTTGTGGGGCCGCCTCCAGCTAGTTTCTTAACTGGTGTGTTTAACACTGGATCTTTGGAATCTGCTGCGAGAGGTGTTTCGAGAACCTTTTGTTTCTGGCCGCCTTggtcgtcgtcatcatcatcgtcgtcaaggAGTTCGGGGGGTGGTGAGACTGCCTCCCGCTTGGGCCAGTCTACTCCGTATGCTCTGGCGATTTCTTCCAGGTATCCCACCACAAGCTCTTCGCGCGGGGGCGTGACGCTGAGTTTCTTGACGACCTTCTCGTTGACCTTTCCATCCGTATTCTCCGTCGCCGCAAGCACATAGTCCTTCCCATACTTCTCCGCGAATAGCGTCCTCACTGTCGCCAACTCTTTGATCTCCGTCTTGGGCGCCGCATATATCAGACTCTGGATAGCCTCCTCCAGACCAGGATCAACAGTATGACCCTCCATCAGTCCAGCGCGAGCAAGTAGCAATTCGCAGTAAAGTTCAAGCATCTCGTGAAGCTCGGAGGTGATATCGGATCGAATGATGTTCTCGACGCGAATGCGGGCTGAGTCTTCCTTTCCGGCCTCGAGGAGCTGAGCCATGGCTCGTCGCGCGGTCTTTCCAAGCTGTTCATCGCGCTGCTGAACCATGCGCAACCGCGCGATGGTGAGCTTAAGCTGAACTTTGAGCTTTGTCTACAGATTGAAAGCAAATGTTAGTTGAAACTTCGGCTGGCGCATCATGGCATTGGATGCGATAGCGGGGAAGCGGGGGGCAACGGACTATAAGACTAGCACCTGGCGCCATGATGAGCTCGCAAGGAGTGATATAGCAAAGGTCAGTATGTTTAGGACGAGTGAGCAAGAAGCCTTGAGAGAAAGTGGGCGGCGGTATAAAGGTGAGATCGAGATACAAAGAGTGTGGAGGGGTTTAAGTTGGGCACATTCAGTTGAGGTGCTGTAACTTCGCTGTAGTGTAGCCTGTCCTGCCTTGCGAACGCCCAGACGCTATGAGCTCATTGCTTGAAGCCTTAAGCCCCACTATAGGTAGCTTCACCTCATCCACATCCGGATCAAGCCGAAGCTCAGGACTTCAGGCAACCTCAATTATTTATGTCAGCGAATGGAAGCAGTAATTATCAAGTATAGGCAGAAGCATTCTTCCTGCCATGCAACGTCTTGTGATAATCAATGTACACCAATACTTCCATCCGTAAACATTTAGGTATACAGCTCGTCTCTATGTATCAATAACCATCCCAGTTCAAAAGGCTATCTCATAGCTCCAGATGATCTTAAAATAATAGAATCCTTCATCGCCATATAACGCCGTACCCTAATCCCAGTGATCCCAAATGAAGTCATGGTTGTACACTCCCTCTATCTGCCAGGGATTTGCAGCTCTACAAGCAAATGCATCTACTCCATATCGGCATCCTGTGCAACCGGTACTACACCATCAGTTGCCTCTCCCTTAAACACTTCGCTGCCCTCGTACGTGACTCTTCGCCATCCACAAGCCTCCTTGTCATCCTTGATCCATTCCATTGTGGGGAAGTAGTgatcattcttcttcattgtGATCACCCACGGCACACAGTCAAAGGTTACAGCTTTGAGCCGGAAGTCTATATCATGTTAGCTTTCCCGTCTTTGTAAGTTTCAAAGAACA
Proteins encoded in this region:
- a CDS encoding AP complex, mu/sigma subunit, with product MLSFILIQNRQGKTRLAKWYAPFSDEQKIKLKGEVHRLVAPRDQKYQSNFVEFRNNKIVYRRYAGLFFCACVDTNDNELAYLEAIHFFVEVLDAFFGNVCELDLVFNFYKVYAILDEVFLAGEIEETSKQVVLTRLEHLDKLE
- a CDS encoding S-adenosyl-L-methionine-dependent methyltransferase, translating into MPAPEIPNLLNSLRGSRGGRGRGRGRGGHASSAVTHDATIQGTDTDASVSRLSAVDLGYLYDPYAQYFVQSGDGPVARRLPIINRGTYTRTISLDTLIESFLDGDKDSEQGSGPKQVVSLGAGTDTRPFRLFFSESRPGLVYHELDFEVVTSKKLRTVQATPKLRNILKDAAQLTEHSWSAKPTGCEYYCHGQDLRGFSQSKTPKEDDGTEATTKESPEISLPGLRTDIPTLLLSECCLCYLTATEASDVINFFGSRIPNLGTIIYEPIRPDDAFGKMMVSNLAARRIQMPTLQMYHTPEDQRARMSRAGFGKVYHMTIEDIWQNWVSADEKRRVDSLEGLDEVEEWKLLAAHYIVVWASKGEGFESWASVRGCT
- a CDS encoding regulator of Vps4 activity in the MVB pathway-domain-containing protein; protein product: MAPGASLITKLKVQLKLTIARLRMVQQRDEQLGKTARRAMAQLLEAGKEDSARIRVENIIRSDITSELHEMLELYCELLLARAGLMEGHTVDPGLEEAIQSLIYAAPKTEIKELATVRTLFAEKYGKDYVLAATENTDGKVNEKVVKKLSVTPPREELVVGYLEEIARAYGVDWPKREAVSPPPELLDDDDDDDDQGGQKQKVLETPLAADSKDPVLNTPVKKLAGGGPTSPLTVTPPRMTTDNIHPKVTLGSVELKPSKKAEPAARKGEPDGSIPDLGDLERRFAALKKR
- a CDS encoding transcription initiation factor IID, 18kD subunit-domain-containing protein, which produces MAESRDSKSYKYRQEISQMMYVSGETAEPPVETTSIIEDIVRQQVIELLRNCTELASRRGSKSISINDLIFQIRHDQAKVSRLRTFLSWKDVRKNVKDSDDKGADADIAAGDDPVAAGDNTTDEAAKKNKKAKVGLPWEPSSYYNVEVPEREEEEDEEEEEMNYITLQRLRKADERTKAMTKEEYVTWSEYRQASFTYRKGKRFREWAGFGIVTDSKPSDDIVDILGFLTFEMVQTLTEMALKVKEQEDLVRAQNGGDNVGNAKKRKHEGALFDFPSEGKTPIEPRHVQEGSRRLQQRPKKSRAMLNGTRIAQHTPLNIF